The Candidatus Baltobacteraceae bacterium genome includes the window GGGTCTCGACGCCTGAGAGCGTTTCGCGCGCGCGTCCGAAGGACGTCTTGAGTTTCGTAAGCCAGCTCACGGCGTCAGAGGGTTCGGGACGCTCCCCTCGGGCCCTGTCGTGATTGTACCGCCGCATCGAGTCGAATCAAAGCCAGACTCGCTTCGCCGCCGTTCGCGCGCATTTCGACCGGACCGTCGACGCGGATCGTATCGCCGGCCCGCGCTCGCTGCGGCCGGCGCAGGTCCGGCGTCGTTACGTCGACCGCTCCGTCGATCACGTAGCTGAACTGAGGGCCATCATCTTCGCCCGTTTTCAGTGTTTCGCTGACGCGCCGTACGTCGATGCTATGGCGCCACTGCGCGCGGCGCGTCATGATATTGAGATCGCGAACCGGCCCGTCGAGTAAGCGGCATCGCGTCTTCCATTCACCCATAAATGCAAACGAACGGTGCGCGCGATCGAGCGTAACGGTCTTGCCGTTTTCAAACGTTAGCACGATACCGTTCCCATCGAGCGGCAGAATCGTGCGGTCGTAGCCGGCGAAATCCGAGAACGGTCCGTCGCATTCAATCGTCGCAAGCGTTAGCCGCCACCCGCCGTCGAGTTCGACCGCGATCTCGCGTGTGGTGCCGCCGCCGTTCTTCCACGGTACGACCGGATATGCGGAGCCGCGCAGGATTGCGAACATGGATCTAGATCAACAGCGGGTTTAGCGCGGAGTCGGCCGGCTCGCCGGGCTGGATTCCCGGCATAAACGCTTCCCAATCCGCATAGTGCTGCTTGCGCGTAGGCGCGCAGAGCCGAATTCCGTCCTCCATATAAATCACCGTCATGACCGAGCGCGGTGCGTCCGTGCGGTTGGGACCCGTATGATGAAAGACCCAACCCGAATGGAAGCTGACGTCTCCGAGTGCGAACGGTTCGCAGACTTCCCGGTAATGGCCCGCGGCTAGGGCTTTCGAGAGGCTACGCTCGCTCGCATCGGAGATCTCGAGATCGCGGCCGAAACGCATGCGCTGACTTCCCGCCGCAAACGCGAGGGGGCCCATGACGACCGGCGTCGCTTGCAGCGGCACCCAGGCCGTCACCACCTTGTCGCTCGAGAGCGGCCAATAAAACTGGTCCGCATGCCACGGCGTGAATCCGCCGCCCGGCTCTTTGTAGAGCGCTTGATCGTGATAGAGCCGCACGCGCGCGACGCCGAGCAGTTGCGCGGCGATTCCCGCGAGCCGCTTTCCGAACACGAACGAACGAGCGAGATCGCTGGTACGCCACAGGTTGGTCACCTGCAGAAAGGCCTGGTGATACGTGTCGCGGTCGTGCACGGCTGCCGCCGGCGGATTGCGCCGCAGCACTTCTTCTTCGATACCGGCGCGATACGTATCGAGCGCTGCGGGCTCCAAAATCCCCGGCATGCGTACGAATCCGTCGCGTTCGTAGTTCGCGCGCGCCGCCGGATCGAGGCGCAAGGGAGTATCGATCATCTACGGCGTGTGACTGCGCTTGGCGGCTTGTGCGTCCACGCGGAAAACGTACGCCAGCACTTCGGCGACGACCGCATAGAGTTCGCGCGGGATATGCTCGCTCAAATCGAGCCGCGCGAGCGCTTCCACCAGACCCGCATCCTCGTGCAGCGGAATGTTCCGCTCCTTGGCAACGCGCACGATCTCGTCGGCGATCAGTCCGCGCCCTACGGCCACGATCTCCGGCGGATCGCTGCCCACCGGATCGTACTTGAGCGCGGCCGCAGCCGGACGCGGTCCGACTTTCTTGCGAAAATCGTAATAGCGTTGATCGCTCACGCGCGCAGATCCAAACCGGCCGCGCGTGCGGGAGAACCGTTTGGTAACGGCAGCGCGCCGGGCGTCGCCGCGACGGCCGGCGTTGCGGCGACGGCCGCGGTCATCGACGCGATGCGGTAACGCAGATGCTCGAGCCGGCTTTGGAGTTCGGGCAGCGTCGTCGCGAAGCGATCGGCCGCGCGCTGACGTTCGGTTTTAACGTCGACTTGAACCTGACGTCCGACGGTTTTGAGATCGATCGCGACCGTGCCGAGAGTCGCCGTGTCGAGCACGAACGCGACGTGAAAGTTATCCGCATCCAGCTTCTCCCGGCGTGCGGGCGCATCGCGGTCGACGCGAATCTGCGCCGGCGCCGCGCCCTCGTAAAAGAACACGGGCAAACTCAAGGAAAACGCCTCCGGCGTCTGCGCGTTGGCTGCAAGGGTGTTGAGCTGCGCGCCGGTCAGCGTCGTCAACACGTCGCCGAGCGCCTGCGCGAGTGCCGGCGACGTTTGCGCCGGCGGTTGACGCACGAGTGAGAGGACCAGCGATTTCACGTCGTGGTCGAGCGCTGCGTGCTGCACCACGGCTTTCGCTTCCGCGACGACCGGCGGCACGACGGGAGCGTTCTGCGGGGAAGCCGGCTTCGCGTCGGGTGCGGATGCGGCCGACGCGGCGCCATGAGCGCGTACGAGCCGCACGAGTTTAGCCTCGGCGCCTTCGAGG containing:
- a CDS encoding HutD family protein, producing MFAILRGSAYPVVPWKNGGGTTREIAVELDGGWRLTLATIECDGPFSDFAGYDRTILPLDGNGIVLTFENGKTVTLDRAHRSFAFMGEWKTRCRLLDGPVRDLNIMTRRAQWRHSIDVRRVSETLKTGEDDGPQFSYVIDGAVDVTTPDLRRPQRARAGDTIRVDGPVEMRANGGEASLALIRLDAAVQSRQGPRGASRTL
- a CDS encoding phytanoyl-CoA dioxygenase family protein, giving the protein MIDTPLRLDPAARANYERDGFVRMPGILEPAALDTYRAGIEEEVLRRNPPAAAVHDRDTYHQAFLQVTNLWRTSDLARSFVFGKRLAGIAAQLLGVARVRLYHDQALYKEPGGGFTPWHADQFYWPLSSDKVVTAWVPLQATPVVMGPLAFAAGSQRMRFGRDLEISDASERSLSKALAAGHYREVCEPFALGDVSFHSGWVFHHTGPNRTDAPRSVMTVIYMEDGIRLCAPTRKQHYADWEAFMPGIQPGEPADSALNPLLI
- a CDS encoding EscU/YscU/HrcU family type III secretion system export apparatus switch protein, giving the protein MSDQRYYDFRKKVGPRPAAAALKYDPVGSDPPEIVAVGRGLIADEIVRVAKERNIPLHEDAGLVEALARLDLSEHIPRELYAVVAEVLAYVFRVDAQAAKRSHTP